The following nucleotide sequence is from Diorhabda sublineata isolate icDioSubl1.1 chromosome 11, icDioSubl1.1, whole genome shotgun sequence.
agtatATGAATGATATAATTTACCAGAAAGTAGgattcaaaaaagaaaattacttGATTAAGTATGTggaaattatttgtattttcaataatttaaagtttcctcaaaacatgtaatttggGACTTGATTAATTATTGATAACCTACCTTAGCCCCTTCTTAGTGAACATTCTATCTACATGTTGCAAAAAGTATGCTAAGGTTGAAAAGCTACTGAAACGACCTTTTActactatattttattatattctgtttttttcctattctcatttttaatttttctttccaaCTGTTAGTAAAAAGACTGGAAATGATCAGTTAAGTGTAATAAATGATATATTCCATAGAATGTTGACTTATATCTATGCAGCCAGATTATTAAATGTATGATTGTGTTGTAACAATTATTAATTGTTGGAATATTATCTTGGCTGTAGTCTATAATCGATTTGTCAATTAGGTGCGTAGTAACCATGCCATATCAATTGTCAATTTGATGATTTTAACATTTAGAGGCTGTTATGCGGACTGCTCATCCCCACCTCATTTTGATTATTCGTGATTAATCTATTATGTcctaattaattaatattgtacTTCATTAAAtctccaaaataaattaaaaataggcAAATTGTTTCTCCACGATAATCgtggtatttaaaaataaatataacctAACCATCCTGATAGAGAAAAGAATATTtggattttgagaaaaaacagaagaaacaacaGACAAgttgaaaatacaaaaacataactaaaaaaatataattcaactaCTTATAAGTAAAGATAGTTCAAGCAGTCAATGACAcgacaaagaaaaaatgaaaaaattttgaaagggGATATCTCTTGgtgaaactaaaattaaaaattataatcctcattaaattgaacaaaataaagcTACACAAGACCCAGATCAGACCAGTGGGCACAATACAATGGAAAACCACAGGAAAGAAAGAACTGAAAATAGGTACTTGAAATATTGGGACCAAACTTAATTGCAAATGTGGAAAATTGTGAAAAGAATGACAAAGAGATAGGATTAGAACTAGCAAAAGGCGACAAAAGAATCAATACTACTCAACTAAACTgtgcataataataatatgatcaAGAAAGCAATATAATGATTTCCACTAGGACCAGAAGAAGGACAGACCGAAGAAGACCTGCAGAAAAGATTTGGATATGGAAAATTGGAAACTGAAGACTAATAAAACAATTGGTTGGAATATATAGGaatggaaaaattaacaaaacctAAGATAATAGGTGAGGAATATGGTGAGCTTGAAATGTACAAAAGTATTTAACCACCTTATTACAAACGATAAATTTTGATGATGATTTTGATCATTGTATTACGTAACATTAATAGGACCTGTGTTACCCATATTCaacgaaatatttaataagTAAATTCTATGAATTGTGAActtaatttcattatcacgaTAAGTCTGATGAGGTGTCTGCCTTGTTGATTAGATTTACCTTAGGTTTGCTTATCCTATTAGCAAATGGCGGCAGTCCGTACATTTCACATTGGTTGTCACGGAATATACCAATAACTCTTCATTTGGAGTAACTTGGAATTGTACGTATATTCGTGACATTCTTTTAATCTTAGTGTAGCAAAACTTGATGTTAAAAGTTGTGTACTATAACATTAAATATACTACTTATCTGTAAAAATtgattgtatataaaatattaatatcaataaattcctatagttgtattttatttttcgtattatttCATTACCCTTCAATTTTCCAATATCCTTATTATAATGCATCAGTAATTACAAAATCAATGTAGGCACAAGCAACAGTTTCCATTTACAACTTGTAAAAGTTTATCTAACAATTATCAGATAATTTGGAATATATGGTAccattgatgatattcatactaaacataCTTGTCAATACCAATAtcaacactcaaaattatacTGTTTGGTTCTTTGTATGTCACTGGTTCATAccaggctcgaaggaccagtcAGTAAAATAATTGTGTTTGTATAGCAGTAGTAAACAGTAtgtataaatatagaaaatagaaatttgttttaaccaCAATAGTTGTTGAAGCTTGTTTCacaaatgaatatattaaaagaaagtatgctaattaaaagaaaaaatatattatgtgtATGTGTAGTACTAGGAGAAAAGTATTTCTCATGAGAATTAGAATCCAATGTTTAATGAAACTGGTCAAGCTACAATCATTTTGCAAACAAATTACAATTATTCAAAGGCAAATTGAGGAGGTGCAAAAGGTCCTGCTATGTTAAGCTTCTCACTTTATCTAAGAACCCCTCCTTATCCTtataacaaaacatttaaatattcacatataaatgttgttgataaaaatatcaaatatccaGTGTACGTATTATTGTTCTCTATAAAATTGAAGGTACCTGGTCAATATAGAATAGAATAGTCATCTTAAATCAGTAAGTTTTTATGTAAGTTTTAAGATCTACTCTACATGTATTCAATTAACCAACAATCaagtatcaaataaattttaggtctcttctgttataaaattagtttttataagttttgaaaaatagataaaaattttgacgtttcgaccacTTTCagtctatcaaaatataaatgaataaatacttAATACAACATTCAAAATACAAGCAAAAAGTCAAGTAAATTGCACAAATTCGTATGTTACGTAAAAACTATTTTAGCgtcaatgtttataaataaattaagcaTGCAAaacaaagattattattattactctAGAGTACATTAAGTATTAATTACATACCACTCCAATACgaagttaatttaaaaattccttTGAAATTGACAtgacaatttcaattttgacgtttttgttCGTGATATATACTAGGTAACATTCTGATttgtctttttatttcttacacgtatcaaaaataataagtcactttgtttgaaatataattatttcaaatcatttattctCTAATTTCTTCGGTTAAACACAATTCTCATGCACAAACGTTGTCACTATTTCAAAATGGCGTTAAACTAATGACGTCATACCTGCGGCCAAAATACTGATGTATATTTAGCGTTAAGCAGTAGTCACCTAgctttataaaaattgtttttacttttatttctataattaattacgcctactttatcaaaaaattcataaaaacgtaAATGTTTCCAATTATATGTCTGAACAAATACGAGGCTGTATAATTACAAGATactaaaaaagaagatgaaGGTTAGAGAACATATCAATGATATGTTCTATGGGTTGAGTATAACCTGGAACGTATGTGTATATCAACAAagctttgaaatttaaaaatgagcCGACAAGGTACAAGTAGACGATATAACTCGGATTCTGACTCTGATAGTGTCGATAGCGCTGAGGAAGCCAGAAGAAAAGATTTGAAAGAAAGAGATGAGTTTGCAACTCGACTTAAAAAACGAGATGAAGAACGAACAAGAAACATTGTTCATAATTCAGATAAACGAGCATACGAAGAAGCAGCTAAAAGACTTAAGTTGGACAATGCAGAAAGAGAAAAACTTATTCCTATGCTTAGAGTTGCTTCAAGGCGAAAGTATTTGGAGAAAAGGAAAGATGATAAGTTGCAAGAATTGGAAGCTGATATAGCAGATGATGAATACCTATTTGAAGAAGAAATGTAAGTTTTCTGATAGTTAAAATTTAGACACTTTGTGCTGTGTGTTTATTTCTTAACTCGGCTAGTATATTAAACAGGTTTTGTTGCTTTTAGGAATTGTTTGCTAACTTATGTGATTTTAGTTTAACAGTAAGGGAAAAGAAGGAACGTCAACACAAAAAAGAACTGTTGAGACTTGCTCAAGAACATGAAAAAGCTAGAGAACTCGAACGGGTCCAGAGGTATCATATGCCCAGAGATTTGGGAAAAGATTCCACTGCTGATTATATTGAAGTGGATGAATTGGAGAAAGTACCACAGtcagaacaaaaaaaatgggAGAAAGATCAAATGGCATCTGCTGTATTCAAATTCGGAGCCAAAGATGCTATTAAAAAAGAGGAATATGAACTGTTATTGGAAGATCAAATTACTTTCATTCAAGCATTGCAAATGCCAGGTGGGTTACCTCATATACCATTATTTTCGGGTACATTCCTATTTTATGCAGTTACCTCAAGCTGTTAGCTGGAAATACTTTTAAAGAATTTGAGTTTATTTATATGGCAGTTTATGGCTTTATGAATGCTGTAATTTGAAGCATAGCACCAAATGtatcttatttattaaaaaaaattcctacAAATTGATTCTATTACATAAATTATATGAGGTGGGCTCAAATGTAATTAAATGatcattttctgtatattaTGAACTTGAAATAGATTCtggattgaaataaaaaaattttcatttcatttgctgaaaaaaattactttttccgtttttagaataaaaataaatatatacggGGTACGTTCAAAtgatatttctattatttttcgaATGATTGTTCCCCGtacttaataaatttttaagattttcacgctctaaatgaaaaaaattgtaattttatttattgaaactatttctcacaaatgtttttatgtgaaattattCATATGGGGGGAATTCAAATAATCATTGAATGTCTGTtccctgtatattttgaatttggtATAAATTAaccattgaaataataaaaattgttatttctttaattcagaaaatgttttctaagttttttccaaaaataaatatacagggtaggTTCAAATgctatttttatcatatttccaatttttaaatgaacCTTCCCCGCATCCTATTTCTAATTTACCTATCAACATATTActcaatttaaattttacattactttCAATTGATACAGTAGCACCTTATTCATTTAGGTCTAACTGAAAAAAAAGAACCTGAACTAACTGAGtcagaaaagaagaaattaacaataGAAGAAACCAAGAAAAGTCTCCCAATATATCCATTCAAAGATGATTTAATTCAAGCTATTAGGGAACACCAGATTCTAATCATTGAAGGTGAAACAGGTTCTGGTAAAACTACACAGATACCACAGTATCTGTATGAAGCTGGATTTACAGAAGATggtgaatataataaatttctgaaTACAAGTAGAATatgttatttcttttcattttaaaacattttcaggTAAAATGATTGGTTGCACTCAACCAAGAAGAGTAGCAGCCATGTCAGTAGCAGCGAGAGTAGCAGAAGAAATGGGTGTAAAACTTGGCAATGAGGTAGGTTACGCTATTAGATTTGAGGACTGCACTTCGGAGAGGACAGTTATTAAATATATGACCGATGGTACTCTACACAGAGAATTTCTATCTGAACCAGACTTAGCTTCATATAGCGTCATGATTATCGACGAAGCACATGAAAGGACATTGCACACAGACATACTATTTGGTTTGGTTAAAGATATAGCAAGATTTAGACCAgagttaaaattattaatatccaGTGCAACTCTCGATGTTACCAAGTTTTCAGAATTTTTCGATGATGCTCCAGTATATCAAATTCCGGGTAGAAGATTCCCTGTTGATATCTATTACACGAAAGCTCCTGAAGCAGATTATGTTGATGCATGTGTTGTATCTGTCTTACAAATCCACGTAACTCAACCTTTGGGAGATATATTAGTGTTTCTAACTGGTCAAGATGAAATAGAAACTTGTCACGAACTTTTGCAAGATAGAGTGCGCAGATTAGGTTCCAAAGTAAAGGAATTGATAATATTACCTCTTTACGCTAACTTGCCCAGTGACatgcaaacaaaaatattcgaGCCGACTCCTCGCGGTGCAAGAAAAGTTGTACTAGCTACTAATATAGCCGAAACATCGCTAACAATAGATAACATTATTTATGTAATAGATCCAGGGTTTGCTAAACAAAACCATTTTAATTCAAGGACTGGCATGGAGAGTTTGATGGTTGTGCCTATTTCAAAAGCATCTGCAAATCAAAGAGCAGGTCGAGCTGGAAGAGTAGCAGCAGGAAAGTGTTTTAGGTTATACACCGCTTGGTCATACAAACACGAATTAGAAGATAATACAGTTCCGGAAATTCAAAGGATTAATTTGGGGAATGCAGTTTTGATGTTAAAGGCATTAGGAATAAACGATTTGGTGCATTTTGACTTTTTAGATCCTCCACCTCATGAAACCTTAGTCTTAGCTTTAGAACAATTATACGCCCTAGGGGCATTAAACCATCATGGAGAGTTGACAAAATTAGGAAGAAGAATGGCTGAATTGCCAGTAGATCCTATGATGGCCAAGATGATTTTAGCTTCTGAAAAGTAAGTAacaatttacatttacattacatttaaattttcatattttgtaaaacaaatTTTCCCGTTTCTTAGTATGTGGCAAAAGCATACAATAAACAGACTAATTTTTAAGATACCAATGCGCCGAAGAGATAGTATCGATAGCTGCAATGTTATCAGTAAATGGAGCCATATTTTATAGGCCAAAAGACAAAATTATCCATGCAGATACTgcaagaaaaaatttcaatcatgtGGGAGGAGACCATTTAAGtcttttaaacgtttacaaCCAATGGAGGGACTCTGATTACTCTGTACAATGGTGTTATGAAAACTTTATACAATACAGGTAAGATATTTTTGGATacgttttcaataaacttcatgGAAGACCAGGAAAGGGAACACACCAcctaaattttcgaaataaatacaatttatataCACAGATGATTCAAATACCACCAAACCAGCTAGCCCTGGAACCAAATACTGCCAGGCTTTCATCAAGGTGTTTAATAGGCAGAAATACTTTGATTGAAAGATTCATGGAAATAAATTGTCCATACTTCACACaagtaaaatctaaatataactatCTTGAAGTTAATACTGGAACTAGAAGATGAGCTATAGACATCAACAACAGCTAGATCCAAAAAAAACCTTAAGTGCAatggataattttttgatttcaagttatttatttttttaatattttttattcaaaatgataGGTTAATTTGTTTAAGGTCTATGAAGAGAGCGCGAGATGTTAGGGAACAACTAGTAAATTTGATGACGAGGGTTGAAATTGAGATGGTGTCCAATGTATCAGAAACTGCCAATATCCGCAAAGCTATTACTTCTGGTTATTTTTACCACATAGCAAGATTTTCAAAAGGTGGAAGTTATAAGACGGTTAAACATAATCAGAGCGTCACCATTCACCCCAATAGCGCCCTATTCGATTCTTTACCTAGATGGGTGCTTTACCATGAACTTGTTTTTACCACAAAAGAATTTATGAGACAAGTTATAGAGATTGAAAGTAAATGGTTATTGGAGGTGGCGCCacattattataaacaaaaggAACTGGAAGATTCTACTAATAAGAAAATGCCAAAGACAGTAGGTCGAAGCACTAGGACTGATTAGAATGTGAtataaataggaaaatattttttttttgtatatataaaaatttaaccaAATGTTCAACAGACTTTTTTTGAGTGAAAACACAGTgcagtagaaaataatttattacttacATTAACTAAAACGCCACTATATATTACAAGGTATTACAAAACCGATAGTAAATGTCGATtctaatacattaaaaataaggAGGTGGGTACATCATATTCGATTTCAGGATAGGAAAGTTCTGGGGTTGATTCTTAGGGACCGTTCAAGTATTACATAATCAGATGCACTACAATTATTTACTCACTTCTCCCCGTGTCACAAAAGTAAGCAAAACCGCACGTGCCTAATCTCTAAGAGCAGGGTAGCTCCTCTAGTGGCGACTAGGCGTTCGTAACACCTCAATTGCCAACGTGTCGCTTGGGTTCGTttaaatagctgataagctcgctaaagtgGGACAGAAAAGCCCTATATGAGAGCCGAACCTTCTGTGGTAAGAGCTACAGTGGAAAAACCACTGGAAAACAAGGTAGATagaagcaaaaccaattattgggacaacctacaggagctgagacaggcaaatactcttctgggaaactagaaccagagtagatctgccgAATGTATCAACcgaagtaagaacaatctacgaatacaaCAGGAGTATCGAGGTACTGTCGCCTACAAACGCTAGACcaagcagataatgcggcgtgcagattttgttgcacagaggatgAAACCTTAACCCACATTCTCTCCAAGTGTAAAACACTAAGGAACTTCAGAGCACTTGAAATATAAGACATTCTAAACTtgttaaaaggagtgggattaatggatcagctgtaaacacggGTTCttcagtatcgcagcaagaaaggagGACACAATAAATCCTTTGGGTCACGGAGAACATGAGACTCCAAATCCATACAAGACCTTGCTTAACGTGCAGGATACGTTCCATCAATGTAGAGCGTAAAGCGAAACGAAGCTATCTTAACATGTAAATGATGGGGGTAGTGGAAGATGGAtattaaaattaggatttttttttaatataaataaaactaaatatttatcttacaaaaatggaaacaatataaaagaatatacttataaaaaaaaattctaagtCATACAGATTAATCAATTTtgtatttccaattttctgcctttttttttttttttttcaagaaggCATCTAATCAGTTTGCGTTTTATTAGAAGTTGTTGATAAGTGGATAAAACATCTATAAAACCCCGTCTTGCTTTTGAACTTCTGTGAAAATTTGAATCATATTCAACAAATTGGTCCATAATTTCAGTTATAGTAGTCAAACTCCATTTTACAAACGCCatagaacaatattttttgctcATTTAATTTCTTGAGTTCATCATTAGAAAGACTAGCTGCTGTTTATTGAACTATTCGACGTCTTTCACATTTACCTCTTCTACACCAGTTTGTATCGGTAATTTCACTATTTGATCTATATCGACATAATGTCCAATATCTTTGATCTTACTTAAATCTACCCAAATGTTCTTCCATGCCCCTTTCAAAGATCTTTCTGTAACCCTATTCCAAGAAAGGTTTATGTTTTCAACATATTTCATGATATTGTAGTTATTCCAGAATTCTCTCAGAAAAACACTTCGAGTGGAATGCATGTTGTCAAGTCTGATAAATTTATTGGGTGGCTTGGAGCATTATCAATTAATACTAGTGCTCtttgttcaagttttttaattCCTCAATTACGTTCAGACAGTTCAGTGAATCAATCCTGGAACATTTTCATATTAGACTATCAAATCAGAGGTAAAGTTGATTTAGATCTGCTTTTCATTGCTCTTGGGTTTTTGGAGTGATAAACTAATAGTGGTTCTTGTTTCTATTCACAGGATATAAATGCGTCTGTACAGCACTGCACCAAACAAGaaacacaattacactgttttgGACATATTTGGAAAACTAGCTCAGCGCACAATTTCGGGGAATCCCCGGGTTGAAATAAAACTGCGCTAAACAAAAAAGCGTTTAGAGAGGTCTTACTGTAATTATAAatctacaaataaataaattttagaaaaatcgtTATCAATAATGAGTAAAAGTATAAAGTTTGAGCAGAATATGTTAGTTTAACTAGAAATTGTGATatgtagaaattatttgaactaCTCAACTTTTTCCAAAACTTTCAAATTGTAAGCAATAATCACCCAATTTACATAATGAAAAATGTTcctacataattttaaaatattcagtaGAAATTTCTTTGGTAGTTAAGACATAAGAAAGGTACACAACAAAGTTTGGTCGTGTAAAATGCTTATTTACTTTAGTACAATAGCATATCCATATCTTGAATGTCAAAGGAAATGcaaaaaactttaattcacaaaaaaatataaatatggctAAAATTTCAACTTACGAAGACAAGATTTttgaatatacatatttttcgagatattgattcaacaaaaaaaaatcggtttAAGTTTCAATATCGAAATCATTTAACATTTAAaagaatttcttcaatatcCACTGAATCGGTTTGATGAATTATATTAGCACAAATCGATTAATTccactttttgaaaaatctcaaattCAAGTGTCAAAGcataactttttatataataactTTCCCGAATAATGAAGATTAACATTAAActgcaaaattttttttagtcgttgaataataagtaatttatttcataaGCAATTTTTACTAACTCCATATTCTTATGTAATTCGTTCCAGTAACGCAATTCAAATGCATCACCAAGCGTTGAATGATGACGGTAAATGTTTTTCAAGCAGCTGAAGATGATGATATTATACAGACTATTTTCTTTCTCTTGGAAAGCCTTTCCCCAGCTGGCCACATTCCTAGCTTATGATAAGCGAAATTTATATGTTCATAAGTATATTTATTTGAGGGGTAACAAATAATCAACACAGTTATTCTTTTTATCCCTTTCATTTCGAGCGATATAGATTCACTCagtatttgttttaaatattctaattaattaagCGAAAAACAACAGGGTCTCGTAGTGCCATGCAACTCAACGGATAAATGATATGTAGAGTATGACCCCccttttaaatttcaaaatacgccTTGAAAGTTTcctaaaaaaatcaacaatttacTCATTTTAATAGAACTGAACTCCACCAGTCACATTAAAACTGTAGCGTTACTGACGATTATGTTTTGGCTGTTCcttcttaataattttatataccgTTAGATGGAAGCTACACCTGTATTTATGCATTCTACAATATATATATTGGGATTTATatcataacaaattttaaaaaacagtttaaactATGTCATCATATTTctcaactttttcttttatggAGTTAGTTACTTTGAGCACTGAACGACTCATATGTCATTTGAGTTAAGTCTAAATAATTGGAGATACCTAGTATTTGGAGGTTTAGCCAAAAGAAAGGAGGATTTCGACTTAATAAGTTTCGAGTTTTAGAGATTCTACAGTATAACCAAGCCATGGGTTCTTCAAATGCAGTTCAatgattattgtttatttaaaagaatatatcaattaactaaaattgatgttattgaatatagaaaattgaGTAGTACAACAATAAAACGTCCAATAACCACTATGATCCTGATTTTTTATAAGTGACCTCTTTGATAGGGATCATAAGTAGCTAGATACTTATCACTAGTTAATATTCTAGAACCATCTAGAACAGGCAAATGTCTATTGTCATTAACGTTAACCCTTGCAATGAGTCTGTTATCTTGAGTAATTAGTCTGTTATCGTTAGAAACTAGACTTGTATTATCAGTAACCAATAGTCTTAGTGGAGGAGGTTCAGAAACGTCTACTAGTAATCTTGGTCCCTCATGATTTATCAacctgaaataaataattatattttttaatttattttttacatatatgTGACAATTAATGAAAAGTGATGTAATTTGTTTCCAATACAAGACaataaatacttaaaattaaCAACAGTAGAAAAAACATCTAAAATGGACACAGAtagtttaacaaaaataataatagaggTTGTACACACCAAGAAAGAAATAGATTGAGAACTGGGGAGACAAAAAAAGATACCCATCGATAAAAAAAGGATTGGatataaaagatattaaaaCCTTCATCTCACACCTGAAAAGGTGAGACTAAAACAAgtgaaaaatactattatataaaagtaaaaaaattacctTGTGTCACTTATCAATCCCCTATGATCTCCCAACAGTTGTGTGGGATCTGTTACAATTCTTGTACCATCACTCAACTGCTGTGTTTGTATCAACATTCGGTTATCCTGCTGTTGCATCATTCTATTATGATCTTGCGGATTTTGTTGCTGTTGTTGATTCGTTTGAGACTGAAACTTCGGTTCTTCGTTTACTGTATATTTTGATGCACGTTCTTGATTATTAGAAGACGCATGC
It contains:
- the LOC130450205 gene encoding pre-mRNA-splicing factor ATP-dependent RNA helicase DHX16, whose product is MSRQGTSRRYNSDSDSDSVDSAEEARRKDLKERDEFATRLKKRDEERTRNIVHNSDKRAYEEAAKRLKLDNAEREKLIPMLRVASRRKYLEKRKDDKLQELEADIADDEYLFEEEILTVREKKERQHKKELLRLAQEHEKARELERVQRYHMPRDLGKDSTADYIEVDELEKVPQSEQKKWEKDQMASAVFKFGAKDAIKKEEYELLLEDQITFIQALQMPGLTEKKEPELTESEKKKLTIEETKKSLPIYPFKDDLIQAIREHQILIIEGETGSGKTTQIPQYLYEAGFTEDGKMIGCTQPRRVAAMSVAARVAEEMGVKLGNEVGYAIRFEDCTSERTVIKYMTDGTLHREFLSEPDLASYSVMIIDEAHERTLHTDILFGLVKDIARFRPELKLLISSATLDVTKFSEFFDDAPVYQIPGRRFPVDIYYTKAPEADYVDACVVSVLQIHVTQPLGDILVFLTGQDEIETCHELLQDRVRRLGSKVKELIILPLYANLPSDMQTKIFEPTPRGARKVVLATNIAETSLTIDNIIYVIDPGFAKQNHFNSRTGMESLMVVPISKASANQRAGRAGRVAAGKCFRLYTAWSYKHELEDNTVPEIQRINLGNAVLMLKALGINDLVHFDFLDPPPHETLVLALEQLYALGALNHHGELTKLGRRMAELPVDPMMAKMILASEKYQCAEEIVSIAAMLSVNGAIFYRPKDKIIHADTARKNFNHVGGDHLSLLNVYNQWRDSDYSVQWCYENFIQYRSMKRARDVREQLVNLMTRVEIEMVSNVSETANIRKAITSGYFYHIARFSKGGSYKTVKHNQSVTIHPNSALFDSLPRWVLYHELVFTTKEFMRQVIEIESKWLLEVAPHYYKQKELEDSTNKKMPKTVGRSTRTD